The proteins below are encoded in one region of Macrococcus armenti:
- a CDS encoding sulfurtransferase, translating into MKIWIDEHEAYQLYASDEAIIFDCRGIMDDERATFQNFLDSHIKNSIYIYPLLTGDNKISGGRHPLPDLNLFYHSVSNLSKGKHIIAIDHKDGFYATRFLYLCHLVHLNCYIIDGSFENLNQFPLANNDDKVFININEYISSVKFDEMTDETINYNDEYNCAIFKTHNEINNGEKQILIDARNHERYKGEYEPIDPIAGHIPGAINIPFTKIFEQGFIKSGAALKDIFGDVLNKKSIVYCGSGLSATPLYAALKSLDADVALYAGSFSEWCNIYPEKIETGE; encoded by the coding sequence ATGAAGATATGGATAGATGAGCATGAGGCTTATCAATTATATGCATCAGATGAAGCCATCATTTTTGATTGTCGCGGTATTATGGATGATGAACGTGCAACATTTCAAAATTTTTTAGATTCGCATATAAAAAATAGTATATATATTTATCCATTACTAACAGGAGATAATAAAATCAGTGGTGGCAGGCATCCATTGCCAGACTTAAATTTGTTTTATCATTCTGTCAGCAATTTAAGTAAAGGTAAGCACATTATAGCGATTGATCATAAGGACGGATTTTATGCTACAAGATTTCTGTATTTATGTCATCTCGTTCATTTGAATTGTTATATTATTGACGGTAGTTTTGAAAATTTGAATCAATTTCCGCTTGCAAATAATGATGATAAAGTATTTATTAACATAAACGAATATATTTCATCCGTCAAATTTGATGAAATGACTGACGAAACGATAAATTATAATGACGAATACAATTGTGCGATTTTTAAGACGCATAATGAAATTAATAATGGAGAAAAACAAATTTTGATTGATGCCCGTAATCACGAAAGATACAAAGGTGAATATGAACCAATTGATCCGATTGCTGGACATATACCGGGTGCTATTAATATACCGTTCACCAAAATTTTTGAACAAGGTTTTATAAAAAGTGGCGCAGCATTAAAGGACATATTTGGAGATGTATTAAATAAGAAATCTATTGTTTATTGCGGATCAGGATTATCTGCTACACCACTATATGCAGCGTTAAAATCGCTTGATGCAGACGTTGCACTATATGCTGGTAGTTTTTCAGAATGGTGTAACATTTATCCTGAAAAAATTGAGACTGGAGAATAA
- a CDS encoding cytochrome c oxidase subunit II has protein sequence MHKLEKIWLGLGIGSLVLFLGIIFVSALHNGHEPIASGREFIAPELIDKDEVFSKPGLHKVEGKEWDYELVFVVSAFNYNPGKVEIPKGSKVKIIATSRDVVHGFEIAHTNVNMMIEPGHISTFVKTFDKKGEYLLLCNEYCGMGHADMKSNIKVVDK, from the coding sequence TTGCATAAGTTAGAGAAAATTTGGCTTGGACTAGGTATAGGTTCATTAGTGCTGTTTCTAGGTATTATATTTGTTTCTGCGTTACATAATGGACATGAGCCTATTGCAAGTGGACGTGAATTCATCGCACCAGAACTCATCGATAAAGATGAAGTATTCAGTAAGCCAGGTTTACATAAAGTTGAAGGAAAAGAATGGGATTATGAATTAGTATTTGTAGTTTCTGCATTCAACTACAACCCTGGTAAAGTTGAAATTCCAAAAGGTTCAAAAGTAAAAATTATCGCAACAAGTCGTGACGTAGTTCACGGATTTGAAATTGCACATACAAACGTAAATATGATGATTGAACCAGGTCATATTTCTACATTTGTGAAGACGTTTGATAAAAAAGGTGAATATTTATTATTATGTAATGAATATTGTGGTATGGGACACGCTGATATGAAGTCAAACATTAAGGTGGTTGATAAATAA
- a CDS encoding zinc-finger domain-containing protein: MNISQKATLRTIDKLNDHYCEHCLLKEYHRKQYNKNYAHHYCIKKCSVGIEIKRLGNILQ, translated from the coding sequence ATGAACATCAGTCAGAAAGCGACGTTGCGTACAATAGATAAACTTAATGATCATTACTGTGAGCATTGTCTGCTTAAAGAATATCATCGAAAGCAATATAATAAAAATTATGCACATCATTATTGTATAAAAAAATGTTCGGTCGGTATAGAAATAAAACGACTAGGAAATATACTTCAATAG
- a CDS encoding queuosine precursor transporter encodes MTNEIWALIAFLATFLLLVIMYKYFGKEGLFVWVAIGTIIANIQVTKSVELFSISATLGNVLFASIYLATDILNDKYGRRTAKKAVWLGFASAIIMTILMTISLQFKPGESDIAQQSLETLFGIVPRIVLGSIVAYIIGQYVDVYLFNKIKQKFSSDKTFIIRAYGSTIISSIIDTALFTVIAFTGILPNNVLFEIFITTYLFKLISTLLNVPFGYWAKSYHKEDI; translated from the coding sequence ATGACGAACGAAATTTGGGCATTAATTGCGTTTTTAGCGACATTTCTATTGCTCGTTATAATGTACAAGTACTTTGGTAAAGAAGGATTATTTGTTTGGGTCGCAATCGGGACTATAATTGCAAATATTCAGGTTACGAAGTCGGTTGAGCTCTTCAGCATTTCAGCGACGCTTGGGAACGTTTTATTTGCATCTATCTATTTAGCAACAGATATCCTAAATGATAAATACGGACGACGTACTGCAAAAAAAGCTGTCTGGTTAGGATTTGCATCTGCAATTATTATGACGATTCTAATGACAATTTCTCTCCAGTTTAAACCAGGTGAAAGTGATATCGCTCAGCAAAGTTTAGAAACATTATTCGGAATAGTACCGCGTATCGTGCTCGGTTCTATTGTTGCATATATTATTGGCCAGTACGTAGATGTATATTTATTTAACAAAATTAAACAGAAGTTTTCATCGGATAAAACATTTATTATTCGTGCATACGGCAGTACAATCATAAGTTCAATTATTGATACTGCATTATTTACAGTCATTGCATTTACCGGTATATTACCTAACAATGTACTGTTCGAAATATTCATCACGACTTATTTATTCAAACTCATATCAACGTTGCTAAATGTTCCGTTTGGTTATTGGGCGAAATCATATCATAAAGAGGATATATAA
- a CDS encoding virulence factor, protein MQIKRIDPTPSPNTLKITLDVSKNDNKSITYNEISDSNPEFINALLHIEDIQSIFQAMDFISVDKKPRSDWEMLLPQIKNVFDQSDEMNEMMKETIDSGEKSVEVLHFKNIPYQIKVTSHENETRKQLDVRFIDAMLNSQNDDDNVILLRKWVDFGVRYGTDEEIIKTIKDELDALYTDERLAELVVIGQENKHEDLTKRLSRVSIETYLNTEDWKARYRMLDAYPTPDETDIEFFKVVLNDEAPQLRRLAVMFLGMIEDKSVLPLLHLAMHDKNIAVRRTSGDTLSDFGFKESLPVMHDALSDKSPIVRWRAAMFIYDEGDETSLPYLKAHLDDAAFEVRLQVKMAYERIMNGEKAVGSVWKQISNRNKGE, encoded by the coding sequence ATGCAAATAAAAAGAATAGACCCGACACCGAGTCCTAACACTTTAAAAATCACATTAGATGTAAGTAAAAATGATAATAAAAGCATTACATATAATGAAATAAGTGACAGTAATCCTGAATTTATTAATGCTTTACTTCATATAGAAGACATTCAATCAATATTCCAGGCAATGGATTTTATTTCAGTTGATAAAAAGCCGAGAAGTGACTGGGAGATGTTATTACCTCAAATAAAAAACGTGTTTGATCAATCAGATGAAATGAATGAAATGATGAAAGAAACGATTGATTCAGGTGAAAAATCGGTTGAAGTGCTGCATTTTAAAAATATCCCTTATCAAATTAAAGTAACATCTCATGAAAATGAGACAAGAAAACAACTCGATGTTCGTTTTATCGATGCGATGTTAAACAGTCAGAATGATGACGATAATGTCATATTACTTAGAAAATGGGTTGATTTTGGTGTTCGTTACGGTACAGATGAAGAAATTATTAAAACGATAAAAGATGAACTTGATGCTTTGTATACAGATGAACGACTTGCAGAACTTGTTGTAATAGGTCAGGAAAATAAACATGAGGATTTAACTAAGCGATTAAGTCGTGTTTCCATTGAGACATACTTAAATACTGAAGACTGGAAAGCGCGTTATCGTATGCTCGATGCATATCCAACACCAGATGAAACAGATATTGAATTTTTCAAAGTTGTGTTAAATGATGAAGCGCCTCAATTAAGAAGACTTGCAGTTATGTTTCTAGGAATGATAGAGGATAAAAGCGTTTTGCCGCTTCTTCATCTTGCGATGCACGATAAAAATATCGCCGTTAGAAGAACATCAGGTGATACATTGAGTGACTTTGGATTTAAAGAAAGTTTGCCAGTAATGCATGATGCATTAAGTGATAAATCTCCAATAGTAAGATGGCGTGCGGCCATGTTTATATATGATGAAGGTGATGAGACAAGTTTACCTTACTTAAAAGCTCACTTAGACGATGCTGCATTTGAAGTACGACTGCAGGTGAAAATGGCATATGAACGCATAATGAATGGTGAAAAAGCTGTTGGATCTGTATGGAAACAAATATCAAATAGAAATAAAGGAGAATAA
- a CDS encoding cytochrome c oxidase subunit 2A has protein sequence MKDDKNLNQANDHSDHKDLDLRGTMASVLTLGAIFVITWFAIFILFIERI, from the coding sequence ATGAAGGACGATAAAAATTTAAATCAAGCCAATGATCATTCAGATCATAAAGATTTAGATTTACGTGGCACAATGGCATCTGTACTTACATTAGGTGCAATTTTTGTGATTACATGGTTTGCAATTTTCATATTATTTATTGAACGAATTTAG
- a CDS encoding dynamin family protein, with product MKNTETIKMLYQLKKEVEKSDHHLLVSQINEVIKKVHYQYNIVSFIGHFSSGKSSLINKICKEEILPSSPIPTTSNTAQIISDDKSLIRINMENQTYTDVDDYKTVKQVNTSNTQIESVEIHKDNLPFQKGTVIQDTPGIDATFKNHEESTLKYLLISDVVFYTVEYNHVNSEKNFNQIKDMNKLGVPVILVINQIDKHNENELSFEAFEQTIQNNINLWGIAVEQIIYTSIFECEHNQFLQLDSTLKEVINENIKNRDAYYDRIINYIEASQTEYLKEKKAALLSKLEIDESEVENASERSKTQETLNEQIQLLTADDNSERIIEEVRKIITNAYLMPFELREKIAEMLETFAQNYKVGGLFGKQAKLQNARNTTTEKVVVMLNDILDKQINFQLRHFYDQFSKYSETPSLLNEIRYIVTVDDVQKHIKAQPEVTKDYVLIFSEQLKKYIEQFIVQNQKSWLQKFIKSINLSKINNDSDIHQSSLFYDYFENEKLITSITTRNYTHYYIHIDESIDKLIDRSYVTLNLKTENITPHKTQHKNNGAGEQVELETQVLQMFNDVAYFKPDIEKLEAQLRRIQEDVTKIVVFGAFSAGKSALINAMLKEEILKSSPNPTTASITELYYGDKHYVTFKSEEVLLNKLNSMTSITHPNYQSIQEWIKQNKRQLKILSDEDKSFAQGIIDNYSIYKSYIINASTIEIDKNEIEKYTAEDSHAAFVNKIKIGIENEFLKNKIIIDSPGTGSTNSRHTMETTEIIADSDLLIYVSYYNHVYTEKDKAFLTYLNEIEVMNEESKNFFVINAVDLRKNDDELDLVTNYLKNELSQLNIHDAIYPVSSKSALTQYDERFSAFVSDVEHFVSTTSRVQKIKQFNMNAHRLLRNAESMVTNYESFKEQQALQQNQYNEWLQNEPLPENIITNIATNLERFLHEQVTYLKDKMKIQLYDIIKSEINTSQLNAAMENQYKNAVATKLISEFQFIVPRLNKAAQTYYKAETALISEQLMKYNITEDVSFKLPILMMQDIKFSSIAHEIEKISLPAIKEKQLKDMKLRDTLFTQIHALTMNEMEQILKQFELMMNKNLKESELIIKQHINNMNHQINLEIDDKLQTKLDDRTVLQIKQILES from the coding sequence ATGAAAAATACTGAAACGATTAAAATGTTATATCAATTAAAGAAAGAAGTTGAAAAGTCTGATCATCATTTACTTGTCAGCCAAATAAATGAAGTGATAAAGAAAGTACATTATCAATATAATATTGTTAGTTTTATCGGCCATTTCTCGTCAGGAAAGTCTTCGTTAATCAACAAAATATGTAAAGAAGAAATTCTGCCAAGTTCACCGATACCAACAACGAGTAATACGGCACAAATCATTAGTGATGATAAATCTTTAATCCGTATAAATATGGAAAATCAGACGTATACGGATGTTGATGATTATAAAACCGTTAAGCAAGTAAACACTTCCAATACTCAAATCGAATCTGTTGAAATTCATAAAGATAATTTGCCATTTCAAAAAGGAACTGTTATTCAGGATACGCCTGGAATTGATGCGACATTTAAAAATCATGAGGAAAGTACTTTAAAGTACTTATTAATAAGCGATGTTGTTTTCTATACAGTTGAATACAATCATGTAAATTCAGAAAAAAATTTTAATCAGATTAAAGATATGAATAAGCTTGGAGTGCCGGTCATATTAGTCATCAATCAAATTGACAAGCATAATGAAAATGAACTATCGTTTGAAGCATTTGAGCAAACGATTCAAAATAATATCAACCTATGGGGTATTGCTGTTGAACAAATCATTTACACATCGATATTTGAATGTGAACATAATCAATTTTTACAATTAGATTCAACATTAAAAGAAGTAATAAATGAAAATATTAAAAATAGAGATGCTTATTATGATCGAATTATTAATTATATTGAAGCGTCTCAAACTGAATATCTTAAAGAAAAGAAAGCAGCGCTATTATCAAAATTAGAGATTGATGAATCAGAAGTAGAAAATGCGTCTGAAAGAAGTAAAACACAGGAAACATTAAATGAACAAATTCAATTGCTTACTGCCGACGACAATTCTGAACGAATAATAGAGGAAGTAAGAAAAATCATCACAAATGCATACTTAATGCCTTTTGAACTCCGTGAAAAAATCGCAGAGATGCTTGAGACATTTGCACAAAATTATAAAGTTGGTGGTCTATTCGGTAAACAGGCTAAGCTGCAGAATGCGCGTAATACAACAACTGAGAAAGTTGTTGTAATGTTAAATGATATTCTCGATAAACAAATTAATTTTCAACTCAGGCATTTTTATGATCAGTTTTCAAAGTATAGTGAAACGCCATCACTATTAAATGAAATTCGTTATATCGTAACAGTAGATGATGTACAAAAGCATATAAAAGCACAACCTGAAGTTACGAAAGACTATGTATTAATATTTTCTGAACAATTAAAGAAATATATTGAACAGTTTATTGTACAAAATCAGAAATCGTGGCTTCAAAAGTTCATAAAAAGTATAAATTTGTCTAAAATAAATAATGATAGTGACATTCATCAATCAAGTTTATTTTATGACTATTTTGAAAATGAAAAACTAATTACTTCAATTACGACTAGGAATTATACGCATTACTATATACATATCGATGAGTCGATAGATAAGTTGATTGATAGATCATATGTGACATTAAACTTAAAAACTGAAAATATAACACCTCATAAGACGCAACACAAAAATAATGGTGCAGGTGAGCAGGTGGAACTTGAAACACAAGTGTTACAAATGTTTAATGACGTAGCATATTTTAAACCTGATATAGAAAAGTTAGAAGCACAACTCAGAAGAATACAGGAAGATGTTACAAAAATAGTCGTTTTTGGGGCATTCAGTGCAGGAAAAAGTGCATTAATCAATGCAATGTTAAAGGAAGAAATATTAAAATCATCCCCAAATCCAACAACGGCGAGTATAACCGAATTATATTATGGAGATAAGCACTATGTAACATTTAAAAGTGAAGAGGTGTTATTGAATAAGTTAAACAGTATGACATCAATTACACATCCAAATTATCAATCAATCCAGGAATGGATAAAACAGAATAAGCGTCAGCTTAAAATCTTAAGTGATGAAGACAAAAGCTTTGCTCAAGGGATAATTGATAATTACTCAATTTATAAATCATATATTATCAATGCATCTACGATTGAAATCGATAAAAATGAAATTGAAAAATACACAGCTGAAGATAGTCATGCGGCTTTTGTTAATAAAATTAAGATAGGAATAGAAAATGAATTCCTTAAAAATAAAATTATCATCGATTCACCTGGTACAGGAAGTACAAACAGTCGTCATACGATGGAAACGACAGAAATAATTGCTGACAGCGATTTACTTATATATGTTTCTTACTATAATCATGTTTACACTGAAAAAGATAAGGCGTTTTTAACGTATTTAAATGAAATTGAAGTTATGAATGAAGAAAGTAAGAATTTCTTTGTCATTAACGCGGTTGATTTAAGAAAAAATGATGATGAACTTGATCTTGTGACTAATTACTTGAAAAATGAATTAAGCCAACTTAACATACATGATGCTATTTATCCTGTATCTAGCAAATCAGCTTTAACACAATATGATGAAAGATTCTCAGCATTTGTGTCTGATGTAGAACACTTTGTATCAACTACAAGTAGAGTTCAAAAAATTAAACAGTTTAACATGAATGCGCATAGACTATTACGAAATGCCGAAAGTATGGTAACTAACTATGAATCATTTAAAGAACAGCAGGCGTTACAACAAAATCAGTATAATGAATGGTTACAAAATGAGCCATTACCTGAGAATATTATCACGAACATTGCAACGAATCTTGAACGATTTCTTCATGAGCAAGTTACATATTTAAAGGATAAGATGAAAATACAGCTCTATGATATTATCAAGTCAGAAATTAATACATCACAATTGAATGCTGCAATGGAAAATCAATACAAAAACGCTGTTGCAACGAAATTAATATCTGAATTCCAATTCATTGTTCCAAGGCTCAATAAGGCGGCACAAACGTATTATAAAGCTGAAACGGCATTAATTTCTGAACAATTAATGAAGTATAATATTACAGAAGATGTATCATTCAAACTACCAATATTAATGATGCAGGATATAAAATTTAGTTCGATAGCGCATGAAATTGAAAAAATCAGTTTACCTGCAATTAAAGAAAAACAATTAAAGGACATGAAGTTAAGAGATACGCTCTTTACACAAATTCATGCACTAACAATGAATGAAATGGAGCAAATATTAAAGCAATTTGAGTTAATGATGAATAAGAACTTAAAAGAAAGCGAATTGATTATAAAGCAACATATTAACAATATGAATCATCAAATTAATTTAGAGATTGATGACAAACTTCAAACTAAGTTGGATGATCGCACTGTACTTCAAATAAAACAAATATTAGAAAGTTAA
- a CDS encoding 5'-3' exonuclease — protein MENILIVDGMALLFRHFFATSLHGNYMKNSEGIPTNGVQGFVKHTLSAIKDTNAEHVIVCWDMGAKTFRNDIDENYKAHRPAPQEELVPQFEMAQSVSKALGFLNIGVHHYEADDVIGTLAKSLDNNYHITVISGDRDLLQILDEHIEVWLIKKGFNIYNKYDTDRFKDEYQLDPIQLIDVKAFMGDTADGYPGVKGIGEKTALKLIQNYHSVSGVLQSIDELPKGQQNKINDARKALDISLQLAEIHTEVPLNIDEIVSNMSYVVDNNVLMDVCSEYELNSVFRFINII, from the coding sequence ATGGAAAATATATTGATTGTTGATGGTATGGCATTGCTATTCAGACATTTCTTTGCAACGAGTCTGCATGGCAATTATATGAAAAACTCAGAAGGGATTCCTACTAATGGTGTTCAAGGCTTTGTAAAACATACGTTAAGTGCAATTAAAGATACAAATGCCGAGCACGTTATCGTTTGTTGGGATATGGGTGCTAAAACGTTCCGTAATGATATTGATGAAAATTATAAAGCGCATCGACCTGCGCCTCAGGAAGAGCTTGTTCCACAATTTGAAATGGCTCAAAGTGTTTCAAAAGCATTAGGTTTTCTGAATATCGGTGTACATCATTATGAAGCTGATGATGTAATAGGTACTTTAGCGAAAAGTCTGGATAACAATTATCATATTACCGTAATAAGTGGTGATAGAGATTTGCTGCAAATACTGGATGAACATATTGAAGTCTGGCTTATTAAAAAAGGTTTTAATATTTATAATAAATACGATACAGACCGCTTCAAAGATGAATATCAGCTTGACCCAATTCAACTGATTGATGTAAAAGCATTTATGGGAGATACTGCTGATGGATACCCTGGTGTTAAAGGTATAGGTGAAAAAACGGCACTTAAGCTTATACAGAATTATCATTCTGTTAGTGGTGTATTACAATCGATCGACGAATTACCAAAAGGCCAGCAAAATAAAATTAATGATGCACGTAAAGCGCTCGATATCTCTCTGCAACTCGCTGAAATCCATACTGAAGTGCCATTAAATATTGACGAAATAGTATCAAATATGTCTTACGTAGTAGATAACAATGTGTTAATGGATGTTTGTTCAGAATATGAACTCAACTCAGTTTTCAGATTCATAAACATAATTTAA
- a CDS encoding ribonuclease HI family protein, with protein sequence MVQVFIDAATRQSPLQSACGIVIKHDSSIIEHGEYLGEIDNHHAEWQSLIIALKVCKKHKFTSLLIKTDSKIVADSIQKNYVKNQEYKQYLSAIHELEKAFELLIIDWIPRNMNKHADTIARRTLNQIH encoded by the coding sequence ATGGTACAAGTTTTCATTGATGCAGCAACAAGACAATCTCCATTACAAAGTGCATGCGGCATTGTTATCAAGCACGATAGTTCTATTATAGAACATGGTGAATATCTGGGTGAAATCGATAATCATCACGCTGAGTGGCAAAGTTTAATTATTGCATTAAAAGTATGTAAGAAACATAAATTTACATCACTATTAATAAAAACAGATTCAAAAATCGTTGCGGACTCCATTCAGAAAAATTATGTTAAGAATCAAGAATATAAACAATATTTATCAGCAATTCATGAATTAGAGAAAGCTTTCGAATTATTAATTATCGACTGGATTCCAAGAAACATGAATAAACACGCAGATACGATAGCGAGAAGAACCTTAAATCAAATTCATTGA
- a CDS encoding BrxA/BrxB family bacilliredoxin, which translates to MNAYEAYMKQLSEGMRSELTNHGFISLETSEAVNDHFNSVGEETTFVVVNSVCGCAAGLARPAAVTVATQNPIKPDHVVTVFAGQDREATDTMREYIAQVPSSPSMALFKGKTLVGFIPREHIEGRPVEELCMDIKEQFDENC; encoded by the coding sequence ATGAATGCATATGAAGCTTATATGAAACAATTATCTGAAGGAATGAGAAGTGAATTAACGAATCACGGATTTATTTCACTTGAAACGAGTGAAGCGGTTAATGACCATTTTAATTCAGTAGGAGAAGAAACGACATTTGTCGTTGTGAATTCAGTATGTGGTTGCGCAGCTGGACTTGCACGACCAGCTGCAGTTACAGTCGCTACTCAGAACCCGATTAAACCTGATCATGTTGTTACAGTTTTTGCGGGTCAGGATAGAGAAGCTACAGATACGATGAGGGAATATATCGCACAAGTACCATCAAGTCCTTCAATGGCTCTATTTAAAGGAAAGACTTTAGTTGGCTTTATACCAAGAGAGCATATAGAAGGACGTCCTGTTGAAGAGCTATGTATGGACATAAAAGAACAATTTGATGAAAACTGTTAA
- a CDS encoding Cof-type HAD-IIB family hydrolase yields MKVIAVDLDGTFLNDQHTFDELRFARLYKKLLRLNIYFIVASSNHSVVLKKYFESYDNIIYISQNGALLEMDERVINSVSINRDDFNLAFSALTKNNYNFVATSVYNAYVPLNADEDFIEIAQPYYPEFIKVSHYKEIEDDILKVTVSSRRSELESVRTIIPNSLTCVYSGGHCIDITGAVDKALMLTYLINEQQINPDELYVFGDGENDISMMQLTKNSYAMNNADVNVKHHANFIAPSNNKSGVLEVIERTLNQ; encoded by the coding sequence ATGAAAGTAATCGCAGTTGATTTAGATGGCACATTTTTAAATGATCAGCATACATTTGATGAACTTAGGTTTGCACGACTATATAAAAAGCTTCTTCGTTTAAATATTTATTTTATCGTTGCCAGTAGTAATCATTCCGTCGTGCTTAAAAAATATTTCGAATCGTATGACAACATTATCTATATTTCTCAAAATGGTGCGCTGCTTGAGATGGACGAACGTGTTATTAATAGTGTTTCGATTAATCGTGATGATTTTAATTTGGCTTTTTCTGCACTCACAAAAAATAATTACAACTTTGTGGCTACATCAGTATACAATGCATATGTACCGTTAAATGCAGATGAGGATTTTATTGAAATTGCTCAGCCATATTATCCTGAATTTATAAAAGTAAGTCATTATAAAGAAATTGAAGATGATATATTAAAAGTAACCGTGTCATCTCGTAGAAGTGAATTAGAAAGTGTCCGAACGATAATTCCCAATAGTTTGACATGTGTTTATAGCGGAGGGCATTGCATAGATATAACTGGAGCGGTTGATAAAGCATTGATGCTAACATATTTAATAAACGAGCAACAGATTAATCCTGATGAACTTTATGTGTTTGGCGATGGAGAAAATGATATTTCAATGATGCAGTTAACAAAGAACAGCTATGCGATGAACAATGCAGATGTTAATGTAAAACATCATGCAAATTTTATTGCGCCATCTAATAATAAAAGTGGTGTACTTGAAGTTATTGAAAGAACCTTAAATCAATGA